The following nucleotide sequence is from Cinclus cinclus chromosome 23, bCinCin1.1, whole genome shotgun sequence.
ACTGGGGTGGGAAAAGGGGGTCTGGAGGATGatttctccaggatgaacataGGGTCCCCGTGGAGGCTGCCCACCATCCGAGCATCCACCCCCAGCTGCCTGAGCGCGTGAGCAGACTGCTGATGAGGCCATGGCAGTTAACGATTGCCAGGTCCTGGGGCTGCAATGGGCTTGGTGTCACCAGGGTGGTGACACGTGTTCCCCACaccccctgtccctctcctgcagGCGTACACCACTGACAATGGCTTCTCTTGTTGGTGCCATGGTGTGCCTGAATTCCCTCATGGAATGAACTGCTTCCCTGCTGAATTCCTGGAGTGATCCTGGGGGCTTCCAGCCCGGGGCAGGGAGTGGTCCAGGATGGTGATTCCCACACAccgctgccccctcctcctgtTGGGGAGCCCATTTTCCCACTATCCCTCCACTGTCGTTTGAGGGCTTCCCATCTCCCTCAAGAACTAAATCTCTCCTGTAGGACCCAAATACCCTCCATGCCCCAAATCTTTCCCCTAAGACCACATTCTTCTCTCTAGGATTCAAATCCTTTGCATCCAACCCCAAATCACTCTCATCGGACTCAAATCTCTCCCCCTCACACCTAAGGCTCTTCGCTCggccccagtgcccccagtccCGCTTCCCGGTACCCAACTCCCCCTTGGCCCTAACTCTCCCACTCGAGACTCAAATCCCCTCCACCCGGGACTTAAATCTCTCTCTTCACCTCAACTCCTCCCCCGGCACTGCTCCCGCCCTCCCCGGCCCGTCTTTCCCCTCAGAGCCCCCCTCCggcctcttccctcccctcaggcgggccgggccgggcgcgggCCGGCGGCGGCCATGGGCGGTGGGGCTCGGGAGCTGGCCGGGTTCCTGGCGGCGCTGGCCGGGTTTGTGGCAGCGCTGGCAGCCGCCGTGCTGCCGCAGTGGAGGCAGAGCTCGTACGCCGGGGACGCCATCATCACGGCCGTGGGGCTCCATGAGGGGCTGTGGATGAGCTGCGCcgcacagagcacaggacaggTGCAGTGCCGTCTGCACGACTCGCTGCTCTCCCTCGAAGGTGGGTACGGGATGAGCCTCGCTTCCTTTCCTGGGTGCGGTCCCCGCTCCCCGTGTCCGCCTTGGGTCTGAGCTCCCCTGGGATCCTTGCCCCCCTGTCAGTGTGAGCCCCGCTGTGGGTTTAACACTCCCCTGTATAGCTCTGAGCCCCTCTCTGTGTTTGAACTTATATGGGTTTGAACGCACATCTCCAACAGGTGTGTACCCTTTTCGGATCTGGATCCCCCCTTCCCCTGTGGAtctgagctcccctggccctTCCTGGGGCCTGAGTTACCTTCTGGTCCGAGTCCTTCTTGCCCCCACCCCTGTTGTACGTCTGAACCCCTCAGAAGGGTCTGGGTGCACTTATCTACTGAGCTGAGCCTTGACGTCTTTCCAAGCTTCCCTATCCATCTGTGAATCTCGGACCCCAACTTCCCCATCCCAGGACTGAGCCTCTCGGCCCTGTGGGTTTGTGTGGCTGGAGACACTCCTGACCCCAGCAGGTTTGAGCTCCGATGTGGGCATCGTGTTTAGATACCAGCAGTGCCCCGTGGGGACATCAAAACCCGCAACTCCATGACTGTGCATCAGCCTTTTGGCATTTGGTGACTGTGGTGCTGCTCCAGGCAAGGTGTTTCCCAGCCCAGTCATGACCAAGCTGGGGGTGGCAGGGAGGAAGGTCAGGGAAGgagtgagctgggctgagctgagctgagctgaggtCTCCATATCTACCAAGTGAGGAGGATATGGCATGGGAGCTacacagcaaggacaggatTAAGGACAGGTCCATCACCAGCATGGAACACAGTGACCTTGTTGCCAGTGCCCAGCTGTGGCCAAAGGCACCTGCTGGGAGCAGTTTTTCTTCCCCCCTTGCAGTTCACATCCAGACATGCCGGGCTCTCGTGGTCATTTCTCTCCTCCTGGGCTTCTTTGGCATCATCGTGAGCGTGGTGGGCATGAAATGCACTAAAGTTGGGGAGGAGGATCCTGTCACCAAGAGCCGCATAGCTGTTGCTGGAGGTGTCCTCTTCATTCTCTCTGGTAAGGCAGCTCTAGCCTTCGTATATCTCCAGTGCAGGAATCCTCAAACACCTTTTGACACTGACAGAGGAAGGGGAGCAATTTTGTGAGGGTTGGATGTTCCACTGACAGTCAATGTTTGATGTCTAGTGGAACAGCTAGACAGCCCTCTCACTGCAGGGGCTTTG
It contains:
- the CLDN19 gene encoding claudin-19 — encoded protein: MGGGARELAGFLAALAGFVAALAAAVLPQWRQSSYAGDAIITAVGLHEGLWMSCAAQSTGQVQCRLHDSLLSLEVHIQTCRALVVISLLLGFFGIIVSVVGMKCTKVGEEDPVTKSRIAVAGGVLFILSGLCTLAAVSLYATQVTYEFFRESTIPINARYEFGSALFVGWGAASLSMLGGSLLCCSCPAKEPRGQQYHRQSQPSMAREFQHHFQCQPLKYRF